One Coregonus clupeaformis isolate EN_2021a chromosome 33, ASM2061545v1, whole genome shotgun sequence DNA window includes the following coding sequences:
- the LOC121549072 gene encoding ribonucleoside-diphosphate reductase subunit M2, with protein sequence MLATRSPLDKKNENAIATKMDNISLVDKENTPPSLNMTRILASKTARKIFDDSESKDAKKFNTEEEPLLKENPRRFVIFPIKYHDIWQMYKKAEASFWTAEEVDLSKDTQHWESLKDEERYFISHILAFFAASDGIVNENLVERFTQEVQVTEARCFYGFQIAMENIHSEMYSLLIDTYIKDPKERDYLFNAIETLPCVKRKADWALNWIGNKSAEFGERVVAFAAVEGIFFSGSFAAIFWLKKRGLMPGLTFSNELISRDEGLHCDFACLMFKHLVNKPSKETVTNLIRNAVEIEQEFLTKALPVKLIGMNCDLMTQYIEFVADRLMLELGFDKIYRVENPFDFMENISLEGKTNFFEKRVGEYQRMGVMSGTTDNSFRLDADF encoded by the exons ATGCTTGCAACTCGCTCACCACTCGACAAGAAGAATGAAAACGCTATCGCCACTAAAATGGACAACATTTCACTCGTTGACAAGGAAAACACG CCTCCCAGCCTGAACATGACCCGGATTCTGGCCTCGAAAACCGCGCGCAAAATCTTTGACGATTCTGAG TCCAAAGATGCCAAGAAATTCAACACTGAAGAAGAGCCACTCCTGAAGGAAAATCCACGCCGGTTTGTAATTTTCCCCATCAAGTATCATGACATCTGGCAGATGTACAAGAAGGCAGAAGCTTCTTTCTGGACCGCAGAGGAG GTTGATCTGTCCAAAGACACACAGCACTGGGAGTCTCTGAAGGACGAGGAGAGATACTTCATCTCTCACATACTGGCTTTCTTCGCTGCTAGCGACGGAATTGTCAACGAGAACCTG GTGGAGCGCTTTACACAGGAAGTCCAGGTGACAGAAGCAAGATGTTTCTATGGTTTCCAGATTGCCATGGAGAACATCCACTCTGAGATGTACAGCCTGCTCATTGACACCTACATCAAAGACCCCAAAGAGAG GGACTACCTCTTCAATGCCATTGAAACCCTCCCCTGTGTGAAGAGGAAGGCTGATTGGGCCCTGAACTGGATCGGCAACAAAAGCGCTGAATTTG GTGAGCGTGTGGTTGCCTTTGCTGCTGTTGAGGGGATCTTCTTCTCTGGATCCTTTGCTGCCATTTTCTGGCTGAAGAAGAGGGGGCTCATGCCTGGCCTGACCTTCTCCAACGAGCTCATCAGCAGAGACGAG GGCCTGCACTGTGACTTCGCCTGCCTCATGTTCAAGCACCTGGTGAATAAGCCCTCAAAGGAGACTGTCACCAATCTGATCAGGAACGCAGTGGAGATTGAGCAG GAGTTCCTGACAAAAGCCCTGCCTGTAAAGCTGATTGGTATGAACTGTGACTTGATGACTCAGTACATTGAGTTTGTGGCTGACAGGCTAATGCTGGAGCTGGGCTTTGACAAG ATCTACAGAGTGGAGAATCCATTTGACTTCATGGAGAACATCTCACTGGAGGGTAAGACTAACTTCTTTGAGAAGCGAGTAGGAGAGTACCAGAGGATGGGTGTGATGTCTGGCACCACAGACAACTCCTTCCGGCTGGATGCTGACTTCTAA
- the klf11a gene encoding Krueppel-like factor 11a isoform X2: MMMERNRHDSEQTCCSTFEYHDLEAAEALVSMSSWGQRSANPKSRPLTPTSDSCDSLLLHPESMESPKDLIALSSLCMTPPQSPILAETTSTTAVLTTTTSLASSSSGPRPVLTRPRLCAGLPHRNAPLLGQQPGTAPLLESSGAQELPSRAMVTSVIRHTADRALSQHSINIPPQSLIGIQHTTSNRNPTAASLAETVPMQTEPQSCSTGPCVKVEKDVSPSSPNSSTGPSSPLTLRSPSQTTATSRSSPPIPSSQVLCQVFPVNGRTGMISAFVHQGPVQMQTQGGPKPILAQSPSSFPQPLQLVGSSVTRGTVMFVVPQSPVSQASLCQQTVMTLGNTKLLPLAPAPVYMPSGQSSNATQADISRRRNYVCNFPGCKKTYFKSSHLKAHLRTHTGEKPFSCHWEGCDKKFARSDELSRHRRTHTGEKKFVCNMCDRRFMRSDHLTKHARRHMTTKRTSTWPAEVNKMAASKGPLSGSSSPLSVLVPSPN, translated from the exons ATGATGATGGAGAGGAACAGGCACGACAGTGAGCAGACCTGCTGCAGCACCTTTGAGTACCACGACCTGGAGGCCGCCGAGGCGCTCGTCAGCATGAGCTCCTGGGGTCAAAGGTCAGCAAACCCCAAGTCACGCCCCCTGACCCCTACCTCTGACTCCTGCGACTCTCTCCTCCTGCACCCTGAGAGCATGGAGTCCCCCAAGGACCTGATCGCACTCTCATCACTG TGCATGACCCCCCCTCAGAGCCCCATCTTGGCCGAGACCACCTCCACCACAGCtgtcctcaccaccaccacctcattgGCCAGCTCCAGCTCAGGCCCCAGACCAGTCTTAACCCGGCCAAGACTCTGTGCAGGTCTGCCCCACAGGAATGCCCCTCTCTTGGGCCAACAACCTGGCACGGCCCCCCTCTTAGAGAGCTCTGGAGCTCAAGAGCTACCCAGCAGAGCCATGGTGACCAGCGTTATCCGGCACACTGCTGACAGGGCcctctcacagcacagcatcaacATTCCACCTCAGTCCCTCATAGGGATACAGCACACCACCTCCAACAGAAACCCTACAGCAGCCTCTTTGGCCGAGACCGTTCCCATGCAGACTGAACCACAAAGCTGCAGCACTGGTCCGTGTGTTAAGGTAGAGAAGGACGTTAGTCCATCCTCACCTAACAGCAGCACAGGCCCCTCCAGTCCTCTCACCCTAAGGTCCCCATCCCAGACCACAGCCACCTCCAGGTCTTCGCCCCCCATCCCAAGCTCCCAGGTCCTCTGCCAGGTGTTTCCAGTCAACGGGCGGACAGGGATGATCTCTGCGTTTGTCCACCAGGGCCCGGTCCAAATGCAGACCCAGGGGGGGCCCAAGCCCATACTAGCCCAGTCACCATCCTCCTTCCCCCAGCCGCTGCAGCTGGTGGGCTCCTCAGTGACTCGGGGGACGGTGATGTTTGTGGTTCCCCAGTCACCTGTGTCCCAGGCCTCGTTGTGCCAACAGACTGTCATGACCCTCGGGAACACCAAGCTCCTGCCCCTGGCCCCAGCTCCAGTTTACATGCCCTCAGGGCAGAGTAGCAATGCCACACAAGCCGACATCTCCCGCAGACGGAACTACGTCTGTAATTTCCCGGGCTGTAAGAAGACCTACTTCAAAAGTTCCCACCTCAAGGCCCATCTCAGAACTCACACTG GTGAGAAACCATTCAGTTGCCACTGGGAGGGCTGTGACAAGAAGTTTGCCCGCTCCGACGAGCTCTCCCGCCACCGGCGAACACACACCGGCGAGAAGAAGTTTGTGTGTAACATGTGTGATCGGCGCTTCATGCGCAGCGACCACTTGACCAAGCATGCTCGCCGACACATGACCACCAAGAGGACCTCCACGTGGCCGGCTGAAGTCAACAAGATGGCGGCATCTAAGGGTCCGTTGAGTGGCTCCAGCAGTCCTCTCAGTGTGCTGGTTCCTTCCCCCAACTAG
- the klf11a gene encoding Krueppel-like factor 11a isoform X1, with protein MVFGGASSLWPPFLPQADLTDIRVMMMERNRHDSEQTCCSTFEYHDLEAAEALVSMSSWGQRSANPKSRPLTPTSDSCDSLLLHPESMESPKDLIALSSLCMTPPQSPILAETTSTTAVLTTTTSLASSSSGPRPVLTRPRLCAGLPHRNAPLLGQQPGTAPLLESSGAQELPSRAMVTSVIRHTADRALSQHSINIPPQSLIGIQHTTSNRNPTAASLAETVPMQTEPQSCSTGPCVKVEKDVSPSSPNSSTGPSSPLTLRSPSQTTATSRSSPPIPSSQVLCQVFPVNGRTGMISAFVHQGPVQMQTQGGPKPILAQSPSSFPQPLQLVGSSVTRGTVMFVVPQSPVSQASLCQQTVMTLGNTKLLPLAPAPVYMPSGQSSNATQADISRRRNYVCNFPGCKKTYFKSSHLKAHLRTHTGEKPFSCHWEGCDKKFARSDELSRHRRTHTGEKKFVCNMCDRRFMRSDHLTKHARRHMTTKRTSTWPAEVNKMAASKGPLSGSSSPLSVLVPSPN; from the exons ATGGTGTTTGGTGGTGCATCTTCCCTGTGGCCTCCATTCCTCCCTCAGGCTGATCTAACGGACATCAGGGTGATGATGATGGAGAGGAACAGGCACGACAGTGAGCAGACCTGCTGCAGCACCTTTGAGTACCACGACCTGGAGGCCGCCGAGGCGCTCGTCAGCATGAGCTCCTGGGGTCAAAGGTCAGCAAACCCCAAGTCACGCCCCCTGACCCCTACCTCTGACTCCTGCGACTCTCTCCTCCTGCACCCTGAGAGCATGGAGTCCCCCAAGGACCTGATCGCACTCTCATCACTG TGCATGACCCCCCCTCAGAGCCCCATCTTGGCCGAGACCACCTCCACCACAGCtgtcctcaccaccaccacctcattgGCCAGCTCCAGCTCAGGCCCCAGACCAGTCTTAACCCGGCCAAGACTCTGTGCAGGTCTGCCCCACAGGAATGCCCCTCTCTTGGGCCAACAACCTGGCACGGCCCCCCTCTTAGAGAGCTCTGGAGCTCAAGAGCTACCCAGCAGAGCCATGGTGACCAGCGTTATCCGGCACACTGCTGACAGGGCcctctcacagcacagcatcaacATTCCACCTCAGTCCCTCATAGGGATACAGCACACCACCTCCAACAGAAACCCTACAGCAGCCTCTTTGGCCGAGACCGTTCCCATGCAGACTGAACCACAAAGCTGCAGCACTGGTCCGTGTGTTAAGGTAGAGAAGGACGTTAGTCCATCCTCACCTAACAGCAGCACAGGCCCCTCCAGTCCTCTCACCCTAAGGTCCCCATCCCAGACCACAGCCACCTCCAGGTCTTCGCCCCCCATCCCAAGCTCCCAGGTCCTCTGCCAGGTGTTTCCAGTCAACGGGCGGACAGGGATGATCTCTGCGTTTGTCCACCAGGGCCCGGTCCAAATGCAGACCCAGGGGGGGCCCAAGCCCATACTAGCCCAGTCACCATCCTCCTTCCCCCAGCCGCTGCAGCTGGTGGGCTCCTCAGTGACTCGGGGGACGGTGATGTTTGTGGTTCCCCAGTCACCTGTGTCCCAGGCCTCGTTGTGCCAACAGACTGTCATGACCCTCGGGAACACCAAGCTCCTGCCCCTGGCCCCAGCTCCAGTTTACATGCCCTCAGGGCAGAGTAGCAATGCCACACAAGCCGACATCTCCCGCAGACGGAACTACGTCTGTAATTTCCCGGGCTGTAAGAAGACCTACTTCAAAAGTTCCCACCTCAAGGCCCATCTCAGAACTCACACTG GTGAGAAACCATTCAGTTGCCACTGGGAGGGCTGTGACAAGAAGTTTGCCCGCTCCGACGAGCTCTCCCGCCACCGGCGAACACACACCGGCGAGAAGAAGTTTGTGTGTAACATGTGTGATCGGCGCTTCATGCGCAGCGACCACTTGACCAAGCATGCTCGCCGACACATGACCACCAAGAGGACCTCCACGTGGCCGGCTGAAGTCAACAAGATGGCGGCATCTAAGGGTCCGTTGAGTGGCTCCAGCAGTCCTCTCAGTGTGCTGGTTCCTTCCCCCAACTAG